ACATTTCCTCAAAGCCATTCGCGCCCGATGAAGAATTGTCCAGAGGTTTTGCGGAGTTATCTCGAGCTTCTCCACAATTTCCTTACTATCAATGCCGTCGACCTCGCGCATCAGGTAGACCTGTTTGATCTTCGGAGGCAATTTCTCGGCGCATTGGAGAAACTGGGTCATAAACTCCTGCCGATCCACATTCTCCCACTGCTCCGCCGACCAGCCCGCAGGAGAATAATCACCGCTCAACCAATGTCCATTTTCGCCAAAGTGTTCATGCTCTTCATCTTCGTAAAAGGAGCTCAGCTGGGTAAATGTCTTCTCTCGGCTACTTTTACGATAGTAGTCCATGATCTTGAATTTGAGGATTCCGGTGAGCCATGTCTTAAGCGTAGATCGACCACCGAAATTCTTCAGTGATTTTATTCCAGCAAGAAAAGTTTCCTGGACCAAATCTTCAGCCAATGAAGCATTGCTGACCCTCATAAGTGCATAGCGATACAAGTAATCTCCATAGGATTCGATCCAAGTTGATGGATCAGGAGGATTTGGAGAATCTACAGGCGAAGCTTCCACAATGAAAAGTGGAGTTGATTTGCAGCCGAGAGGCAACAATTGTCAAGAACCAGCCCATGAACCCTCCTATTAAACTAACCTACAACGCTCCCTTTGTCCTCACCTTTTCTTTAATTTGCCTGGTGGCTTTATTAGCCTCGGGACTTACTGGCGGAAAAAGCACGATCCACATATTCAGTGTGCACGGTAGCGATAGCTTTGCAAATCCACTCGTCTACCCCCGGTTGATTGGACATGCACTCGGGCATGCCAGTTTTTCGCATCTGCTCGGCAACCTTACTATCATCTTATTAATCGGACCCATTCTCGAGGAAAAGTATGGCACCCCCGATTTGACTGTTATGGCTGTAATCACAGCAGCGGTAACCGGGCTGCTACACATGCTCTTTTTTCAAGGCATGCTACTGGGTGCAAGTGGGATCGTATTTATGTTTATAGTGCTGAGCTCTCTGGTGAACGTAAAGCGGAGGACAATTCCCCTTACATTTATCCTTGTTTGCATTATCTTTCTCGGGAACGAGTTCGCCCTGTCATTTGAAGAAGACAGTGTCTCGCAGTTCGCTCACATCTTGGGCGGAATTTGCGGAAGTGTATTTGGCTTTTTTCGCGCTAAGTAGCCGTCAGGATTAGATATGATCACTACCAAGAACTAATTCCCCCCGAGGTTGCTGCAGCTCGGTTTCAGTGGTTTCCTCTTCGGTGATAAAAAAGGCCACCTGATTAGTGGATAAAGTTGATCCTTCATCCAATTCGAAGAAATAAAGCCCTTGGTCTTTGTCTTGCATAGGAATGATACCAGCGCATTCCAACACATTGGACCCCAGGTCCTTCAACCAGAGCGTGTAATTCTTTCCTTCCTCTTGAACAGGTAGTTTCTGAATAGCAATAAACCCATGTCTTCCCTGGGGATCATATACGGCATAGCCACTACTCTTAGTATTAGCCAAGGACGATTGTACTTTTGCAGGAAGCCGCTCTGGATGTTTCCAGAAGGTCTCAGCCATCTCAGCCAATTGGACAAAATTCTCCAGCTCATCAACTGGCATCTGAGATGGTATCGCTTCCACAAAAGCAGACTTGGAGTCCATCCCCACGAGTAAAACGACCGGTTGTTTAGGAGCAGCGAAAGGCTCAGATCCTCTATTGGTCAAAAGCAAGGTAAGGCCGACACCCAACAGGAGCGCAGCGGCCATCCCCCATCCAGCGAAGGTGGACCATGAAATGGTAATGACCGGCTTGGAGGAAGTGCCTTGGGCGACCGGTCCGATTTTTTGTTGAATCGACTCAAATACCCTCCCAGGGGCAGCAGATTGAGGAAGATTTCGAATCTGATCCTCCAAAGTCAGTTCCAACTCCCTCACCAACATCAACAATTCAGTGTCAGTCTCCAATTGTTGCTCAAAGGCTACACGCTCTTGGTAATTCAATTCATCCAGCACATAGAGACTGGCAAGTTCTTCTAACTTAGTATTCATACCGCCGGTTTTGTTAAGGTAGTTCGCAATTGGAATAGACCTCGCTTCAACCAGGACTTCACAGTTCCAAGAGGTTGTTCGAGTGCATTTGCAATTTCAGAATGAGTCATGCCGGAGAAAAGGGCCAACTCTAAGGCTCGTTGTTGTTTGTCCGGAATGTTTTGCAAGGCAGTCTGGACCTGCTCTCGCATTTCATGACGCACAGCGGTTTCCCTAAGCTTCTCAGGTGTAGACCAATCCTGGTCATCCGTTGGTTCGAACGTTACAGACTCAGGAATACGTTTTAGTTTTCTAATACGGTCAATACAGGTTCGCCGCATGATGGTGACCGCCCAAGTAAATGGCCGTGATTTCCTGGCATCAAACTTAGATGCGTTGTTCCAAATTTTGAGAAACGTATCCTGCAAGGCTTCTTCTGCCTCACTCGGCTGCCTCAGCATACGCATCCCCAATGAGTACAAAGGAGTCGAGTAACGATCATAGATTTTCCTAAACGCCTCGTTGTCACCATTTCCAACCTGAGCCAGCAAAAAGGCTTCTTCAATCGCTGCTTCCTGTTGTTCTGTTGATGACATGGTGATTGCGTGGGTAAAATAATCCTCCCGAAGGTGGGGCTGGCTGGTTCCTACACCAGCCCCGGATTCAGTCAGGATTTGTCGAACTTGTGTTTGTTGAGCTCCTTGGCTACCTCCTCTGCAGCCAAGGAAACTATATCATCCATTACATCGTAGGGATTACGACCAGGACGTGGGTATGTTCGAACTTTGATAATTCCAAAATCTTCAGTTTTCTCTCCATCTTCATAGACATTCACCCAGGCCCGGAACACGAGATCGTTGATAATCTCTGTTTCCAGGCTCTTGAACCAAATTCGTAATTGGAGTCCACCATCGGGGACACTTGCACTCCAACGTTGGAACTCAAGTTTCACAGGCCAGTCTTCCTTCTCAAAGACTTTGGTGAAATTGGCTTTTATCCGGAGATACATATCCAGATCATTATGGTAGGCTCGGTTGCTCACCAAACTGTCGGAGACGACAACCAGCATCGTCGGTTTGTCAGCATCTTCTGAGGAGGAGTCGTCCTGGGCGGCCAATGGAATCAAAGACCCCATCAGAAGAATCGACATGAAAAATGTTAGGAAAGGACGCATAGGTAAAAATGGTTTTCAGGGTTTGACTACTCTTACGCTCTAGTAGTCGATTCGGATTCAATTAAGGGCACTTTTTTAGAAAAGGTCAAAACGAGTCTGGAAGCTGGTTTCGGACACTATTGTGGAGAAGGTCATTGAAATCACGGACAGGGTCGATTCAGCTCTAATTCCATGAAGGTCAACGGAATTATAGCCCTCCTCACAGATTTTGGAACCAGCGATTGGTATGTCGCTAGCACGAAAGCAGCTGCCCTAGTCGCAAATCCAACTGCCCAGTTGATCGATATCACCCATGGGATTGAACAAGGGTCTATCTCGGAAGGAGCATTTGTTCTCAACCGTTGTTTCAACGACTTCCCAGCCGGAACTACCTTTGTCGTTGTGGTTGATCCTGGAGTGGGGACCCAGCGCGACGCCATAGTCGTCCGGGCTGGAGACTATTATTTTGTCGGGCCCAACAATGGTGTTCTCTACCCGACAATCAGCCAGTCGGATACTTGGGACGCCTATGTGATCGAGAATCCTACTTGGAAGGGGCGAAAAAGTAGTTCCACTTTTCACGGGAGGGACCTATTCGCACCCTCGGCTGGTCAGATTACTTCCGGAACCCTCCTTGAAGAAGCAGGGCGTAAGCTTGAGACTTTAGTTCCTTTTCAATTTCCAGAACCGGTCGCTGAAGATGGCTACGTACGAGGAGAAATTATCTACTTCGACCGATTTGGAAATGGCCTGACAAACTTCAAACCGGAGCACTTCCAGGAAGCAACCTTAGTGGGCTTGAGAGCTGCCGACACTCTCTTCCCAGTTGCGAAAACCTTTGGAGAAGTCGACGAAAGGGATCCTGTCAGTTATTGGGGATCGAGTGGATTTCTGGAAGTCGCCGTTAGAAACGGAGATGCAAAAAAAGAATACCAGCTGCAAACCGGTGCTTCTATCTATCCGATTTTCGAGGACTAAATTAAAAGGCTTACGAATCCAGCCGAGACACGCGTAGCTTTTCAGCCCTCCATATGCTCTCGACCTTGGAGAAGTCTTCTTCGCGAGTTCCACTCACCAAACAAAAGTCGTAGGTATTCCACAGCGGCATTTCTTTACTAGCTGTAGCCAACCTTTGATCAATGGCCGCGCGATCTTCTTTTCCTCGTTCAACAAGACGACGCTCGATCTCTTCCAAACTTGGAGGCATCAAAAAGACGGTGACCAGTCGCTGTTGGAGCAACGGATCATTTTCTGCCGCACGCTGGAATGAAGCCACCCCCTGAACATCGATGTTCATGATGAGGTCTTGATCGGCAGCTAGTTTTCCTTGGATCTCCGATTTCAAGGTTCCGTAACGATGCTGAGCCTGATGGACTTCTGCGTGTTCATAGAATGCGTCTTCCGCAATTTTCTGATCAAACTCTTCCTGGGAAAAGAAGTAATAGTCCTCGCCATTTATCTCCCCGTCACGAGGAGCTCGAGTAGTGGATGTAATCACTCGCTGAATACCACTATATTTTTGGGTCATCCCATTGCACAATGTGCTTTTACCAGTACCAGTCGGACCGGCGAGTATAATCAAAAGTGCCAGGTTTTTTTCAGGAGAGCTCATCAATTCAAGAGACAGCCACCTTAGTAGGTAAACGCCGCGATGCTCAACACCAGACCGTAGCCAATCATCACTCCACCAATAAATTTAGGTCGACCGTGTGTTTGGAATAACCATTCAAAGAAATCCCGAGCTCTGTAGGGAGCCACCGCGAGGTAGATGGATAGCACAATCAACAGGTAGGCAAAGGTCACTAAAAATAAACGGGCCGGAATCTCATAAAAGGCGAAAGCTGAATCCAGCATTTCTGCAGCTCCAAGCAAAAAGCAGATACACACTCCTCGAATCGCCAGGAAGTCGGGCACAAAGAAATAGGATAAAACAGCGATAGCGCCAAAAAGCATCATCAACTGATTGCGCCAATTGCCAAAATCAGCCTCTCCAAGTTGAGACACGCGATAAATAAACCAGAGTGCACCCAGCCCAAACGCCAGGATGGTAAACCGCCTCGATCGAGGAAGGCCCTTGGCTACACTCGCAACAGTTTTGTCATTCCAGAATAGAATGCCTCCCAGGAGCAGTAATAGTGCGGCACTTAAAATCGTTATAGTAAAAAGGGAAAGCGTCATTAATGGCTGTTGGAAAGAGTTACTGTATCTGCTTCTTCAATACCAGATAGGATAAGATCGCCATAGAGGCTACTCTGGGTCGCACGGTTAACTTTCATCTGCACGATCTCACCGACCAGACGATCGCTAGCTGGGAGAAGGCAATTTCTATAGCCGCGGGTTTTACCTTGAAATAGTTCTCCTCGTTTGGCCTTCCCCTCAATCAATACTTCCTGCGTGGTACCGACCAAAGACTCATTACGAGCAAACGAGGACTTGGCCAAGAGATCCAACAAGCGGTGGTTCCGCGCTTCCTTCACTTCCTGGGGGATTTGATCTCCCATACTGGCAGCTGGGGTTCCCGTGCGAATGCTATATTTGAAAATAAAAGCCATGTCATAGGCCACCTCTTCGAACAGGCTGCAGGTGTCCTCAAACTCCTCATCTGTCTCTCCAGGAAACCCGACAATGATGTCGGTCGAAAAATACATGT
This genomic stretch from Opitutia bacterium ISCC 52 harbors:
- a CDS encoding sigma-70 family RNA polymerase sigma factor; this translates as MEASPVDSPNPPDPSTWIESYGDYLYRYALMRVSNASLAEDLVQETFLAGIKSLKNFGGRSTLKTWLTGILKFKIMDYYRKSSREKTFTQLSSFYEDEEHEHFGENGHWLSGDYSPAGWSAEQWENVDRQEFMTQFLQCAEKLPPKIKQVYLMREVDGIDSKEIVEKLEITPQNLWTILHRARMALRKCLQDNWSSPDKRL
- a CDS encoding rhomboid family intramembrane serine protease produces the protein MNPPIKLTYNAPFVLTFSLICLVALLASGLTGGKSTIHIFSVHGSDSFANPLVYPRLIGHALGHASFSHLLGNLTIILLIGPILEEKYGTPDLTVMAVITAAVTGLLHMLFFQGMLLGASGIVFMFIVLSSLVNVKRRTIPLTFILVCIIFLGNEFALSFEEDSVSQFAHILGGICGSVFGFFRAK
- a CDS encoding RNA polymerase sigma factor; translation: MSSTEQQEAAIEEAFLLAQVGNGDNEAFRKIYDRYSTPLYSLGMRMLRQPSEAEEALQDTFLKIWNNASKFDARKSRPFTWAVTIMRRTCIDRIRKLKRIPESVTFEPTDDQDWSTPEKLRETAVRHEMREQVQTALQNIPDKQQRALELALFSGMTHSEIANALEQPLGTVKSWLKRGLFQLRTTLTKPAV
- a CDS encoding SAM-dependent chlorinase/fluorinase, which produces MKVNGIIALLTDFGTSDWYVASTKAAALVANPTAQLIDITHGIEQGSISEGAFVLNRCFNDFPAGTTFVVVVDPGVGTQRDAIVVRAGDYYFVGPNNGVLYPTISQSDTWDAYVIENPTWKGRKSSSTFHGRDLFAPSAGQITSGTLLEEAGRKLETLVPFQFPEPVAEDGYVRGEIIYFDRFGNGLTNFKPEHFQEATLVGLRAADTLFPVAKTFGEVDERDPVSYWGSSGFLEVAVRNGDAKKEYQLQTGASIYPIFED
- the gmk gene encoding guanylate kinase; translated protein: MSSPEKNLALLIILAGPTGTGKSTLCNGMTQKYSGIQRVITSTTRAPRDGEINGEDYYFFSQEEFDQKIAEDAFYEHAEVHQAQHRYGTLKSEIQGKLAADQDLIMNIDVQGVASFQRAAENDPLLQQRLVTVFLMPPSLEEIERRLVERGKEDRAAIDQRLATASKEMPLWNTYDFCLVSGTREEDFSKVESIWRAEKLRVSRLDS